In Bremerella alba, the genomic window CGGTCCCCACCCTCTTGGAAGTCTTGCACCACTCGCCAGGCGACAAACTGATTCCACACATCGTCTGGCAAAACCTGCATCCCCAGCTGGAAAAGGAAACGCCCCAATACCTGGCACTGATGCAGCAATCGCCGTACGCACAGAGCGAGGCCGCGTTGTCCCTGTTACCGAGAGCCGCTGGACGTATCCTCGGCACACGAAGTCTTTCGGTCGAACACGTGGCGACGCTGGTGAAACTACTTACGGCTCAAAAAGGGCAGGAAAGCCAATTGGCTGCTTGCCTGCAGAGAATTGCCGCGCAAACACAATCGCGTGAGTTAACCGGCCAGCGGCTGGCTCAGCTTAAATCGGAACTCGCCGAGTCTCTTTCCGATGTCATGGCGGCCGGCAACAAGCACCCCGGCTACTACCATGCGGCCAACCTGGCAATTGCCTGGAACGACTCTAAAGCCATGCAGATTGTGCCCCAGGTGTTTACTTCGACCAGCGAGCCCGCTGACCGCCGCGTCGCGGCGCTCGATGCATTGCTTGCCGCGGGGCATCCCCAGGCAATTACGCTGGTAACCAACTACTTTGAAACTTCCGGCAAAGACCAAGCCGAAGTCGGGCGGGTAATTCAAACGCTCGGCAAATCCGACTCCGACGTCATCGCCACGCTGCTCTTAGAACGCCTCGAGGCGCTCTCGTCCGAGAATCGCCCCAAGGCCATCGAAGTCCTATTGCAGCGGCCTGCGTGGACACACTTACTGCTTTCGCAGATTGAAAACGGGAAGCTGGCGAAAGACATTTTGTCGATCAATCAGCTACAACGTTTGGTAAGCACGTCGAACGCGAATGTCGCCCAGCAGATAGCTTCGATCTATGGCACCATCAAAACAGGGCGAGATCCATCCCGGACGTTCATCGTCGCACAGATGCGACGCTTGGTCACCTCAGAGCAGGGCAATCCTCATCGCGGGATCGAAGTGTACAACAAGCTGTGCGGGCAGTGTCACAAACTGCACGGCAAGGGGCAGGAAGTGGGTCCCGAAATCACCGTCAACGGACGGGGTAATCTCGAGCAATTGCTCTCGAATGTCTTCGACCCCAGCCTGGTCATTGGCAAGGACTATCAAGCAGTCACGGTGCTGACGATTGAAGGCCGCGTTTTGTCGGGGTTGTTGGTCGAGGATAGCCCGTCGCGGGTTGTTCTCAAACTGCAGGGTGGCAAACTGGAAACGATCGCGCGAGATGACGTCGATGCGATGAAGACCTCGGACACGTCGCTGATGCCTGAGGGAATCGAGAAGCAGCTCGCTCCGGAAGAGATCCTCGACCTGTTTGCTTATTTAACGCTTACCAAGCCGCCGGCAGATCCGGCCGCCGAGTTGATCTCGGGGGCTGGCACGATCGATCCGAACTCGATCGTGCTTCCTTCCACGGCGCACAATCTGCTGGTCGATGCGAAGATCTCGACGAACATCCCGCAGTTGGATGCCGGCAAACGAGGTGAAGCCCGCGATCCCATCTTTAACCCGAAGACCGGCAAGTTCGTCCGCAATTCGCAGTGGCACGAGATCGGTGTTGCCAGTAGGGCTGATCTGGGTGTTCTCAGCGAAGAGCAAGCGGTTACCTGGACGGCAACCTGGGACCAACCCGTGAATGTCAACTTCCTGACCCTCTCAGGCACGTACCCCAATCAGCCTCAGCCTGACACGGCCTGGGCCGTGGAAGCGAAGATAGCAGGCAACTGGCAGACGCTCGAACGGGGCCAGGGAGGTTGGTACAACAGCGGTCGGTTTGTTTGGGGGTGGCCCGGGGCAGTCAGCGTGCCGATCGAATCGCTACGCGTGAAGGTCTTCAGCGTCGACGAAAAAACCCCTGTTCGCAGCATTCACTTTCGCGGCGAAGAGGGGTTCTCTTGGTTTGCTGGCAATTTACTGCCGGAAACGAGTGTTGTCCGGCAGTAGGATATCCTGTCGCTGACTAACCGGCCTTGCGACTGGCTACGGTAACGGAGCCTTCTTCGTTGGCATGAAAGACGCCTGGGTCGTCGGTACCGTCGCCATCCCAGTCGCCTACGGTGGGCACGTCGTCCCAATCGCCAAGCTGGAAGACCTTATCGGTCGGCTCCATCACGTGGTTGCCGTTGTCGTCGACAATCCACTCTCCGCCACGATAGACGCCGATTTCGTCGATGCCATCGCCATTCCAGTCGCCAACAACCGGAATGTCGCCCCCTTCGCCGTAGGCAAACGCCGCATCGACTTCGGGATTCCAGCGACCATCACCGTTGGTATCGATGTGCCAGGTGCCACCCCGGAAGACAGCAATGGTGCTGATGCCATCCCCGTTCCAGTCGCCAACCAACGCATGATCGCCACCCACGCCGAAGTGGAATGTATGGTCGATCAGGTCCTGACGGAACTTGCCGTGCTGGGCGACCTTCATCACGCGAGTGCCGTGAGGAGCATGCTCCTCTTTCGGCGGAACGTTCTTGGGCTTATCGAGCGACACGAAGTGATTCGCCGCATCCGGCAGGCCTGGCTCTTCTTTCACGGCCCGAGGATCATTCGGCCAGGCTTTGCCGTAAATCCCGATGTCATCCTTACCGTCGCCGTCCCAGTCACCCACAACTGGCTGATCGCCATCGTGGCCAAGCTTGGCATACATGTCGCCTTCGTCCCAGCGACCATTGCCGTTGAGATCGATGTACCAGTTTCCATCGACGAACACGCCCAGTTCGCTGACGCCATCCCCATTGAAGTCGCCGGCGACCGGAATCGCATTTTTGGCCCCGAACAGGCGATGTAGCGTCTCAGACTCTTCGCCATCCTCACCATCTGCCAAGAGCGTCCAACTGGCCTGGCCGAGGTTTTCCGTATTCCAAGGGTTAAGGTCCCCATTGGCCGACGTAAGCCAGAACGACTCCGAGGTTGCCACAGGCTCCTTGCCACGCGGATCCCCTGCATTGACCACGCTCAAGTGCCAGGTAAAACCAACCGCCGAACCGCCATAGGGCTGAACGATCTGCGGCAAAGCCAACAGCGGAGCAGGAGCGATCAGCTCTGGGCTTGGCGGTGGAACGGCTACCGGCGGAGGTGTCACTGGAGGATCGATAGGCGGGAACTCTGGTGGCGGAATGAACGGCACCACGCGAATTTCGCTGAAGTTGTTTTCCTGCGATTCGGTACCCCCGACAACGAAGATCCGGATGATCGCATCGTGGCCTGGATCGATCGACAAGGCAGACACTTCCGGACCCACGGTCCCAGGATTCACGGCCAAACCGCCGGTCGAACCCACGGTGTCGATGCTGTCGATGTAGCCATCAGGATGAATCTGGTAAACGGCATAGAAGCCTGTCTTGAGCCCCTCGAATCGGTAGTAACCATTGGCATCGGTGACGATGCGGATAGGTCCATCTCCGTAAATCCCTTGCAGAACGGAATCGCTACTGCCAAGGATTGGCTCGCCCGAGAAGCCATCGCGTAGTTCCAGCACGACGCCGGCCAACGGAGTATCGTCGGACGTTCGTTGCCCATCGCGGATGGACCCGATATCGTCAGGGACTTCGCCTGTCGCATTCGAGATGACATCGCCATCCTGGAAGACGTAACCCGACAAGGCAGCCGGCGGAAGCTCGCAGAAGTTGTGTTCGTCGAGATGCTCGCCGGAATGGGTAATGATGCTGGAGATGACATCGGTCACCGAGGCGTCGGCCAATCCATTGCGGTCAATCTGGCCACCCTGGAAGTAACCGGTGGGTTGCGATTCGACCACCGTGTAGGTCCCCGGCGGCAAGCCCGTGAACTCGTAGTGTCCGTTGGCATCGGTGAAGGTGGTTGCGATCTCGTTGCCGTTCTCGTCGAGAAGCGTGATCTTCACACCCACGATCGGCTGCTCGTCATCGTCGAAGAAACAGTCTTGGTTGGGATCGACGTGGACAAAACCACCGATCGAGGTCGGCAGCACTTCGCCGAAGTCGTATTCGATACCGGACTGCCCGAACTTCAGATCGATCGTGTGGATCACATCGCCAGGGTTCGTTGCCGAACCAATCGTCGTACCACCGATGGTACCGGCCGCATCAAGGCCATCGAGGTAACCGGTCGGCTGCGTTTCGACAATTCGGTAGGTGCCCTTGTTCAAATCGGTGAAATGATAGAAACCGTTGTTGTCGGTGACGAGCGTATCGACCAGGTTGCCGTTCTCATCGAATAGCTCGACGGTGGTTCCCCCGATTCCTTCTTCTCCGGCTTCGCGTACGCCATTGTTGTTGCGGTCGTGGTAGACGTAACCCGAAAGGTCGGCTGGTTCGCTTTCGCAGAAGTCGTAGTTTTCGCCATGCTGACCAGCCACCAGGGTGATCGCTTCGATGCGATCGTTGCCGGCAAACTCACCGACCAGGATGCCGTCGATGGTGCCAATATGGTCTCCCCCGTCAATCAGTCCCGGAGGCGTCACTTCAACGATCGTGTAAGTGCCCGGTAGCAACTCACCGAAGAAGTAGTCACCGTTGGCATCGGTAACGGTCGACTTCAACAGGTTGCCGGCGGCATCGTAAAGATGGACCGTAGCCCCCACGACAGGGCGTGAGGTCGTCGTGCTGAAGTCACAGTTTCCGTCGGCATCGGTCAGATGGACACTACCCGAAATCGAGGCGAACAGGTACTCACCAAAGTTGTAATTGATACCGTGCTCGTCACTGCCGATCGCGATGCTATTGAGTTCGTCACCAGGATTCACAGCCACACCTTGAACGGTACCGTTGATCGTACCAGCCTGGTCGGTTCCGTCCTGGTAGGCGATGGGGTGCGTTTCAATAACGCGGTAGTTGCCGGGAACGAGGTTTAAGAACTCGTAGTAGCCATTATCGTCGGTCAAGGTAACGAACGTTTCGTTGGTATCGGTATTGATCAACGTGATGGTGACGTTGCCGATGCCTTCTTCGCCATCGTTCTTGGTCCCGTTCACGTTACGGTCGTGGTAGACGTAACCGCTGAGTGAACCATGTTTGATTTCGCCAAAGTTGTATTCAATACCTTCGTCGCCCCATTTGACGTCGATCGTATTGATCTCGTCACCGGGATTTACCGAAGCACCGACCGTGGTGCCAAAGATTGTACCGGCCGTGTCGAGTCCGTCGATGTACTCGAACGGTTGAATTTCAGCGAGGTGATACTGGCCCTTGGATAGTCCTACAAACTCGTAGAAACCGTTGGCATCGGTAATGGCCAAGCCAGCAGGGATGTTGTTCTCGTCGTACAACTGAACGAGAACACCTTCGATTCCCTCTTCGCCTGCTTCACGAATGCCGTTGTTGTTCCGGTCGTGATAGACGTAACCGGACAGACTCGCCGGCAGGTGTTCGCAGAAATCATAGTGAACGCCGGAATCGCCGGAGAGCAGTTCGATATCAGCAATCCGATCGTTACCATCCAGGTTACCAACGAGGATGCCATCGATCTTACCGACATGGTCACCCCCATCAATCAGCCCTGGCGGAGTGATCTCTTCAATCGTGTACACGCCTGGCAGCAAGTTGCCAAAGAAGTACTCGCCGTTGGCATCGGTTGTGGTTGTCGCCACGAGATTGCCCTGGCTGTCGTACAGATTGATCACGGCACCTTCGACAGGAGTCGTGACGATGTCTTCGCCGTAGCAGTTGCCTTCGGGGTCGGTCAGGTGGACCCGCCCGCTGATTTCGGCTGGACGGATTTCGCCGAAGTTGTAGTTGACCCCAGAGTCACCACCTTTAAGGGTAATGGTGCTGATTCGGTCGCCGGGGTTGTTTGCCGTCCCCTTGATGACACCGTTAACGGTACCTGCGGTATCCTTACCGTCCTGGTAAGTCGGTGGCTGAACGACTTCCAGCACTTCGTACACGCCTGGCGGCATGCCGATAACTTTGTAATAGCCGTTGGCATCCGTCGTTACGAGGTACGACTGAGGATTGCCCAGGAGGTCGACCCCTTGCACGCGGATCTGGACGCCAGCGATACCTTCTTCACCAGCCTCTTTAATTCCGTCGTTGTCGCGATCGTGATAGACGTAGCCGTCGATCATCGCCGGGGTGGCTTCCGCGAAGTCGTAGTCGATTGCCGACGTACCACCTAACGGGATGCTGATCTCGGTCAACACGTCCGGATCGCCTGAGACAGTGGAACCGGTGTCTGCGCCTTCGACGGTACCTGGGACCGCGCCCACGCTAAAGTAGCCAGTCGGCTGGGCTTCACGCACCTGGTAAGTGCCTGGCTGCAGTCCGAGTTCTTCCCCAAACAAGTAGTTACCGTTGGCATCGGTCGTTACGGAGTGGCCCGTGTCGACGAAGACGCCGTTTTCCTTCTTCCACAGCGTGAGCGACACGCCGGAGATGCCTTCTTCGCCAACATCCTGCGTGAGGCTGAGGTTCGGGTCGTGGTAAACGGTACCACTGATGGTGATTGGTAGTGGCTGCTGAACAATGCTGCCGAACGCACCATCGGTTCGGTCACGATGTCCGGTTGAATTGTCGGCAGGCAGATCCAAGCCAGACTCGGCCAGCTTGGTATCGTACATGTCGATGAACTTAGTGTTGACGGTGGCGTTCTCGTAATGAGCCGCCGAAAATTCACCCGTCAACAGCGTTCCGTGGAATTCGGCACCGGAAGCGATCGGGTCGATCAGCGTTTCGTCTGGATTGCTGGGATCGTAGATGATGACTTCGTCGACATCGATCGAGAACCGCAGCTCTTCGCCTGCATCGAAACCGGTGAAGTCGAGGATCAAACGACTGCCGCCATCGGTGACGGTTGCGGTGATCGAATCAATTCCATTGGCGGAAATGATCTGAAAGGGAAACGCGGCGTCCGCACCCAGGCCACCCGGCGTGATATCGAAGATCACGTCACCCGTGCTGAGCCCTGGAATGTTGCCGAAATTCTGAATCTGGTCGCCATCGATAATGAGACGATTCAGTTGGGTTCCGTTGGCTCCGCCATCAAAGGTGACGATAAACGTATCGCCGTGCTCGTCACCACCGGCACCGTCTTCTTCGTGGTAAATCGCACCAAGTTGAATCGGTTCAGCCGACATCACACGACGCGTTTCGAGGGCTTCGAGACCTCGCGAACGCACCGGGCGATTGAATGCAGCGTTCTTGCCGCCACCAAAAAAGCTATGAAAACGACGCAATGCGTCTCGATAGTGGAAACCCATCAGGCGACTCCTGTGCCTTGCTTTCGCATCCCTGCGAAAATGGTGACCGAATTAATTCGAGAAACGGCTGACCGGAACCGTTAACACGGGGGGGGATTTTTGACGCGAGCTGCCCAGGTCCCAAACGCGAATCGTCGTATCGAATCCGCTGGAAACCATCGTTTGCCCTTGAACAGAAAGCGTCGCGACAGTGCCATCATGGCCTGCCAAGTGATCAATTTCTTCGTACGTATCTAAGCTCCACAAGCGAACTTCGTTGTCGCTTCCACCGGTCGCAATCGTGCCGGGCTGCATGAGCGAAACCGAGAAGACTTTCGCATCGCCAGTTGGCATCGAAGCGATCTGTTGCCCTGAACTGGTGTTGTGAACGTTCAGCTTGCGATCTTCACTACCGCTGACGATCTGGGAACCATCTTCAGAGAACGCCAAACCATGGATTCGCTCGTTGTGAGCGCGAATGTCTCTTAGCTTTTCACCCGATGCAGCATCCCAAATGCGAATAATGCCGGTACGTCCTGCGGCAGCAATTTGTTTGCCGTCTGGAGAGAACGCGACCGCTCGAAGATCGTTTCCGGCCGCTTTCCATTGATGGACTGTCTTGCCGGAGTAGGGATCGTAAACGACGACGGAATCATCGAAACCGACAACCGCTAGACGCGTCCCGTTGTGATTGAAATCTATGGCCGTGATTATGCTGGGAAAGTCGCTTCCGCCGCGTAGTTGAATGTTCTCGTGAACGTCCCAGAGCAATACTTGACGATCATTCCCGGCCGTGGCCAACAGCTTGCCATCAGGCGAGAACTGAGCAGCGCGAACCCAATCGGTATGTTCCTTCAGCGTCACAATGACTCGCCCTGTAGCGACTTCCATGATCCGCACGAAGTGATCGTCGCCTGCAACGGCCATCAGTTTTCCGGTCGGGTGAATTTCGACCTGAGAAACGACCGGCGGGTGAAGCCGTTCGGCATCTGGTTTTAACTGGATGGTATGCGACAGCTTGATGGCTGAAACCTGGGCGAAAGCAATTGACGGAACGATCGAAATGGCGATCACTGCCGCGGTGCCGATAATTTTCTTAATCATCGCGATGTTGCGTCTCCCTCGCTGAACTCATGCTGGGGACCCTTCGTAGTCCCTAGACGTACAACGGTAGATATCGACACAACGTGGTAGACAACCTCAAAAGATCGCCGAAAGTTTGCCTATTTAGGTAAACTTTTCCGGATACGCGGCCGCATGCTCTGCTGGCATTTCCAAGATTCGGCCAGCCTGATTCAAGAAAAAGAGGGCATGTGATCATGCCCTCTTAGATAGCAGCGGAAGACTGACTAGCGAAATGCTATCGCTTTTCGATCGGAACGAATTCTCGCTTGGTATCGCCGGTGTAGATCTGACGTGGACGACAGATCCGCTTCGTCTTCGATCCGTGCATTTCTTTCCAGTGAGAGACCCAACCGGGCAGTCGCCCCATCGCAAACAGGACGGTGAACATTTGAACAGGGATGCCAATTGCTCGATAGATCACGCCGGAATAAAAGTCGACGTTGGGGTAGAGCTTCCGTTCGACGAAGTACTCGTCGTTCAATGCAGCATGCTCGAGCTTCTGAGCGACGTCGAATAGCGGATCTTTGATCTCAAGCTTATCCAACAAACGATCACAAGCCTTCTTGATGATCGTCGCTCGTGGGTCGAAGTTCTTGTAAACGCGATGCCCAAAGCCCATCAGGCGGACTTTGCTCTTCTTGTCTTTGGCCAGTTCGACGTACTTATCGACGTCGCCACCGTTGTCGATGATCTCATCCAGCATATTCACGACGGCTTCGTTGGCACCACCATGCAGTGGCCCCCACAGAGCACTAATGCCTGCCGAAATCGAGGCAAACAAGTTCGCATCGGCTGAACCGACCATTCGGACGGTCGAGGTGCTGCAGTTTTGTTCGTGATCGGCATGCACGATCAGCAGCAGGTTCAACGCATCGACAAAGTCTGGGTCGACGTGGAATGGTTCGCTGGGGACGGCGAACATCATCTGCAGGAAGTTTTCGCAGTACGAAAGATCATTCTGCGGATAGATGAACGGCTGACCGAACGATTTCTTGTAGCTGTAGGCCGCAATGGTTGGCAACTTGGCCAGCAAGCGGTGGATCGAAACTTCGACCTGTTGAGGATCGTGCGGATCGAGCGAGTCTTGATAGAACGTCGAGAGGGCGCTGACAACACTAGACAGGATTGCCATCGGATGGGCATCGCGAGGGAAACCATCGTAGAACGATCGCATGTCTTCGTGCAGCATCGTGTGGCGACGGATCGAATTACGGAAGTTGATGAGCTGCTCCTCAGTGGGAAGCTCTCCGTAAATCAACAAGTACATAACCTCGACAAAGTCGCAGTTGGCTGCGAGTTCCTCGATTGGGTAACCACGGTACCGCAGGATGCCCTTCTCGCCATCGAGATAGGTAATCGCACTCGTGGTTGAACCTGTGTTGACGTACCCTTCGTCCAACGTGATATAGCCGGTCCCGCCACGAAGCTTCGAGATGTCGACCGCCTTCTCGTCTTCGCTACCCACAATAACGGGCAGTTCGACTTCTTTTCCATCGAGCAATAGCTTGGCAGTATCGGACATGCAGACTTCCTCACTGGGGGCATACGCAAGCTCCCCCGACGCATTTCGGGGCAACCATGTTTTCCGCGGCGGTGACGGCACCCAGTCAACACACAATGCACTGAGTAGCAGGCGCGGAACAAAATCTGGACATTAACTTTTGTCCGCTACTTTACTCGATTGTAGGAGCCAACAAAATAGGCGGTACTGAAACATTCGCCTGGCATAAGTAACGCTTATTTTAATTCTTAGGAAACGAGAGACATTTCCATGGCAGAACAGGCGAATTAATCACCCATATTAGGATAAGTTAAAAGCGGGGGAATCTTAACAAGATTTCCGGTTGGTACCGAGTTTTCCGGTAACAGCCCCTCTGCCAAAGGGGCATAACGGGGCCGACTACTTGGCCTCGTCGAAGATCGTCCAGACTTGGGCTTTTCCCTTGACCTCTAAGATGTACGCTTCCATCTGTCCTTGGCGGCGTTCGTTCTTGATCTTCTCTTTGATCTCGACTTGCGCCTCGGTGAACGGCACCATACCGGCATCTTCTCGCTCGAGCACGCGCACGATGTGGAAGCCTTCTGGCGACTCGATAATCGGGCTCAACTCGCCGATTGGCAGGCTGAAAATGGCTTTATCAATGGTTTCGTTCTTCAAACTTCCTTTGCGGGTCCAATCGTACTGACCTCCGCTGGAAGCCTTGATTCCCTGGGATTCGCGTTTGGCCACGGCGTTTAGGGGGGCTCCACGCAGCACCTGATTCCCCATGCTGGCCATTGCCTCCCAGGTAGCTTGGCGATTGGGGTAGCTTGAGAACTTCACCATAACTTGTTCCCATTTCACTTTAGCCAGCTTCTCATAGTCTTGAGAATGCTCTTCGTAGTAGTCGAGCATTTGCTGGTGGGTCACTTCCTCGTCTTTCTTAACCTTCCGCTGGATTTGCTGCTGAGCGACAAGCTTTTCGACGAACTGGCGTCGCTTCTTTTCCAGCGATCCACCCATCTCGCGAAGCTTGATATCAAGTTCGGCAGGCGAGTTCACCTCGGCGTTCTTCATGTCGGTTTCAAGTTGATACTCGTCGTAGTTCTTGCCGAGCATCTCCTGCATTTCTTCCAGTCGATCCGCTGGAATCGCACGCATAAAATCAAGGTAAACCACTTTGACATCAATTAGGCCAGGCAGCATCTGCTTCAATGCCTGTTCCTTGAACTGTTCGATCTCTTCCGGAGAAACACTTGCTCGCTGCTCAGGGGTTAGCGAAGCCATGCGTTCGTCGATCATCTGATTGACCGGCCCCAAGACATCGCCAGCGAGAATAGGGTCGCCATTGACGATCGCCACAATCCGCGCAGGCATGAATAGATCGTCTTCCGGCTTGGCAGCTGGTTGCTGGGGCAAGTTGGCAACACGTGGAGCGACTTGCTGATTGAAGTTGCTTTGTGCCGGTACCGACTGATAATTGGGCTGATTTGTCGATGGATAGTTCGTCGTGGGATACGTCGGAGTGATCGACTGTGTCTGCGGATAGCCATAGTTCGGCGGCGGTTGATTGCTCGGCATGTCGCCTATCACAGCCGATGCACCTCCACCGGATGCAGGCGAGCTATTGGGATAGCCTCCAACAGCCGGGGCTGTCCTCGCAGCGGTTCGATACTGAGGTTCCGCTGCGGCGCGGCGCTGCGAAAATGGATCAGGCGGCGTCTGTTGAGCCGTGGCCGCAGTGTCCTGCTTCCACGGATTGAGCCAGCCAAGCTGAGCCCAAGCTTCGCTCGGATTGAGCAGAACTGAGCTAAGCAACAGTCCTGCAAAGAAGGTGCGAAGACCGATGTTTTTGCTAGTCACGTAAGCAGCTGAAATCACGTTGCTTGACTTCCCATCCATGAGGAGTTCTCGTCTGAGGACGGCTTCCGGCCGTGCTCGCGCAATAAAATTGCGGGCGGAGTATAGAAACGCACCTAACTAGCACGCAACATCATTCTGGCAAAATCGAGCAATTCTGATCCATTCATGCTGGCATCAGGCAGCGGAATGTAGGCCCGCGTCTCGTCTACGATACGCACACTCTTACCGCGCAGCTTTGCTAGCTGCTTGATTCTCGATGCATTGGTGTACACGAAGACCAGAAAAGTTTGATCGACTTCTTCTTCGACATAGATCGCCGAAACTTGCCAAAAAGCTGCATCTAATTTGAGTGCGACCAGCCGCAAAAGCTCTTCGACGGCATCAGGAGTCGGCCCAAAGCGGTCTCGCATCTCTTCTTCGATCTTCAGGAGATCATCGTCCGAC contains:
- a CDS encoding PVC-type heme-binding CxxCH protein, yielding MACLLFRIVSFATLILTVFSAIEAAENDQEFVPRRQQGIPGPPLSPADAISKMTVPSGFSVEAVAAEPDIVNPVAMTFDEKGRIWVTESFEYPRLSPGPGRDRIKVLEDTDQDGAIDKVTIFAEGLNIPSGIAVGYGGVWVANAPDILFLQDTDGDLKADKTEVIVTGFGRTDTHELPNSLTWGPDGYLYGLNGVFNHSHVKHRGQDFVFTCALFRIDPRTHDFELFSEGTSNPWGIAFDPNGEAFVSACVIDHLWHLTESGYYRRQGGPYPPHTWELGSIVNHKHQMAAYCGIEYFDSDAYPAEYRDCLYMGNIHGGCVNVDVLQRDGSTYFAKPRPDFLTANDVWHMPVDQKTGPDGCLYVLDWYDRYHCYQDARARPGDVDRLKGRLYRVRYENTPRAQLFDLNQETDDQLIARLASPNRFFRDQAQRVLSERASSAAIPKLESVVLDESAAQKTRLHALWALIGARQLSEEFSLKLLSHANPQLRNWAVRYQGTVASDQAEIAQKIRELAHDESPDVRLQVAILAPQVDYLPTVPTLLEVLHHSPGDKLIPHIVWQNLHPQLEKETPQYLALMQQSPYAQSEAALSLLPRAAGRILGTRSLSVEHVATLVKLLTAQKGQESQLAACLQRIAAQTQSRELTGQRLAQLKSELAESLSDVMAAGNKHPGYYHAANLAIAWNDSKAMQIVPQVFTSTSEPADRRVAALDALLAAGHPQAITLVTNYFETSGKDQAEVGRVIQTLGKSDSDVIATLLLERLEALSSENRPKAIEVLLQRPAWTHLLLSQIENGKLAKDILSINQLQRLVSTSNANVAQQIASIYGTIKTGRDPSRTFIVAQMRRLVTSEQGNPHRGIEVYNKLCGQCHKLHGKGQEVGPEITVNGRGNLEQLLSNVFDPSLVIGKDYQAVTVLTIEGRVLSGLLVEDSPSRVVLKLQGGKLETIARDDVDAMKTSDTSLMPEGIEKQLAPEEILDLFAYLTLTKPPADPAAELISGAGTIDPNSIVLPSTAHNLLVDAKISTNIPQLDAGKRGEARDPIFNPKTGKFVRNSQWHEIGVASRADLGVLSEEQAVTWTATWDQPVNVNFLTLSGTYPNQPQPDTAWAVEAKIAGNWQTLERGQGGWYNSGRFVWGWPGAVSVPIESLRVKVFSVDEKTPVRSIHFRGEEGFSWFAGNLLPETSVVRQ
- a CDS encoding citrate synthase codes for the protein MSDTAKLLLDGKEVELPVIVGSEDEKAVDISKLRGGTGYITLDEGYVNTGSTTSAITYLDGEKGILRYRGYPIEELAANCDFVEVMYLLIYGELPTEEQLINFRNSIRRHTMLHEDMRSFYDGFPRDAHPMAILSSVVSALSTFYQDSLDPHDPQQVEVSIHRLLAKLPTIAAYSYKKSFGQPFIYPQNDLSYCENFLQMMFAVPSEPFHVDPDFVDALNLLLIVHADHEQNCSTSTVRMVGSADANLFASISAGISALWGPLHGGANEAVVNMLDEIIDNGGDVDKYVELAKDKKSKVRLMGFGHRVYKNFDPRATIIKKACDRLLDKLEIKDPLFDVAQKLEHAALNDEYFVERKLYPNVDFYSGVIYRAIGIPVQMFTVLFAMGRLPGWVSHWKEMHGSKTKRICRPRQIYTGDTKREFVPIEKR
- a CDS encoding SdrD B-like domain-containing protein, with the protein product MGFHYRDALRRFHSFFGGGKNAAFNRPVRSRGLEALETRRVMSAEPIQLGAIYHEEDGAGGDEHGDTFIVTFDGGANGTQLNRLIIDGDQIQNFGNIPGLSTGDVIFDITPGGLGADAAFPFQIISANGIDSITATVTDGGSRLILDFTGFDAGEELRFSIDVDEVIIYDPSNPDETLIDPIASGAEFHGTLLTGEFSAAHYENATVNTKFIDMYDTKLAESGLDLPADNSTGHRDRTDGAFGSIVQQPLPITISGTVYHDPNLSLTQDVGEEGISGVSLTLWKKENGVFVDTGHSVTTDANGNYLFGEELGLQPGTYQVREAQPTGYFSVGAVPGTVEGADTGSTVSGDPDVLTEISIPLGGTSAIDYDFAEATPAMIDGYVYHDRDNDGIKEAGEEGIAGVQIRVQGVDLLGNPQSYLVTTDANGYYKVIGMPPGVYEVLEVVQPPTYQDGKDTAGTVNGVIKGTANNPGDRISTITLKGGDSGVNYNFGEIRPAEISGRVHLTDPEGNCYGEDIVTTPVEGAVINLYDSQGNLVATTTTDANGEYFFGNLLPGVYTIEEITPPGLIDGGDHVGKIDGILVGNLDGNDRIADIELLSGDSGVHYDFCEHLPASLSGYVYHDRNNNGIREAGEEGIEGVLVQLYDENNIPAGLAITDANGFYEFVGLSKGQYHLAEIQPFEYIDGLDTAGTIFGTTVGASVNPGDEINTIDVKWGDEGIEYNFGEIKHGSLSGYVYHDRNVNGTKNDGEEGIGNVTITLINTDTNETFVTLTDDNGYYEFLNLVPGNYRVIETHPIAYQDGTDQAGTINGTVQGVAVNPGDELNSIAIGSDEHGINYNFGEYLFASISGSVHLTDADGNCDFSTTTSRPVVGATVHLYDAAGNLLKSTVTDANGDYFFGELLPGTYTIVEVTPPGLIDGGDHIGTIDGILVGEFAGNDRIEAITLVAGQHGENYDFCESEPADLSGYVYHDRNNNGVREAGEEGIGGTTVELFDENGNLVDTLVTDNNGFYHFTDLNKGTYRIVETQPTGYLDGLDAAGTIGGTTIGSATNPGDVIHTIDLKFGQSGIEYDFGEVLPTSIGGFVHVDPNQDCFFDDDEQPIVGVKITLLDENGNEIATTFTDANGHYEFTGLPPGTYTVVESQPTGYFQGGQIDRNGLADASVTDVISSIITHSGEHLDEHNFCELPPAALSGYVFQDGDVISNATGEVPDDIGSIRDGQRTSDDTPLAGVVLELRDGFSGEPILGSSDSVLQGIYGDGPIRIVTDANGYYRFEGLKTGFYAVYQIHPDGYIDSIDTVGSTGGLAVNPGTVGPEVSALSIDPGHDAIIRIFVVGGTESQENNFSEIRVVPFIPPPEFPPIDPPVTPPPVAVPPPSPELIAPAPLLALPQIVQPYGGSAVGFTWHLSVVNAGDPRGKEPVATSESFWLTSANGDLNPWNTENLGQASWTLLADGEDGEESETLHRLFGAKNAIPVAGDFNGDGVSELGVFVDGNWYIDLNGNGRWDEGDMYAKLGHDGDQPVVGDWDGDGKDDIGIYGKAWPNDPRAVKEEPGLPDAANHFVSLDKPKNVPPKEEHAPHGTRVMKVAQHGKFRQDLIDHTFHFGVGGDHALVGDWNGDGISTIAVFRGGTWHIDTNGDGRWNPEVDAAFAYGEGGDIPVVGDWNGDGIDEIGVYRGGEWIVDDNGNHVMEPTDKVFQLGDWDDVPTVGDWDGDGTDDPGVFHANEEGSVTVASRKAG
- a CDS encoding WD40 repeat domain-containing protein — its product is MIKKIIGTAAVIAISIVPSIAFAQVSAIKLSHTIQLKPDAERLHPPVVSQVEIHPTGKLMAVAGDDHFVRIMEVATGRVIVTLKEHTDWVRAAQFSPDGKLLATAGNDRQVLLWDVHENIQLRGGSDFPSIITAIDFNHNGTRLAVVGFDDSVVVYDPYSGKTVHQWKAAGNDLRAVAFSPDGKQIAAAGRTGIIRIWDAASGEKLRDIRAHNERIHGLAFSEDGSQIVSGSEDRKLNVHNTSSGQQIASMPTGDAKVFSVSLMQPGTIATGGSDNEVRLWSLDTYEEIDHLAGHDGTVATLSVQGQTMVSSGFDTTIRVWDLGSSRQKSPPVLTVPVSRFSN